Proteins encoded within one genomic window of Oncorhynchus tshawytscha isolate Ot180627B linkage group LG02, Otsh_v2.0, whole genome shotgun sequence:
- the ndufaf3 gene encoding NADH dehydrogenase [ubiquinone] 1 alpha subcomplex assembly factor 3 isoform X2: MSLVPTGIRYLTANNMAVTMCARLFFHRSSQGLLLSPLTPPAFTRLGPSDDEMYQRTTVSVMQKEPGAGAMIHSYSPRGFNIDGNRVFGPCAVLPPAILQWNVGSYKDITVESMALFHMLEPRIEVLVLGTGGRSERIDPKVLALLKSKGIAVEVQDTPNACATFNFLSSERRVVAAGLIPPPISTELE, encoded by the exons ATGTCTTTGGTTCCAACGGGCATTAGGTACTTAACTGCCAACAACATGGCTGTCACTATGTGTGCACGACTGTTTTTCCACAGATCTTCACAGGGTCTTCTGCTCAGCCCTCTGACACCACCCGCGTTCACAAG gcttggtcccagtgatgatGAGATGTACCAGCGTACCACAGTGTCTGTCATGCAAAAAGAACCAGGAGCTGGAGCAATGATCCACAGCTACAGCCCCAGAGGGTTCAACATCGATGGGAACCGTGTTTTTGGGCCATGTGCTGTGCTACCTCCAGCCATCCTCCAATGGAAT GTAGGCAGCTATAAAGACATCACTGTAGAGAGCATGGCCCTTTTCCACATGCTGGAACCTCGAATTG AGGTTCTGGTCCTGGGCACAGGGGGTCGGTCAGAGCGGATTGACCCCAAAGTCCTGGCCCTCCTCAAGAGCAAAGGCATCGCTGTGGAGGTGCAGGACACG CCAAACGCTTGTGCAACCTTTAACTTCCTGAGCAGTGAACGGCGAGTGGTGGCGGCAGGTCTGATTCCACCTCCAATCAGCACGGAGCTGGAGTAG
- the LOC112244890 gene encoding transforming protein RhoA: MAAIRKKLVIVGDGACGKTCLLIVFSKDQFPEVYVPTVFENYVADIEVDSKQVELALWDTAGQEDYDRLRPLSYPDTDVILMCFSIDSPDSLENIPEKWTPEVKHFCPNVPIILVGNKKDLRNDEHTRRELAKMKQEPVKPEEGRDMANRISAFGYMECSAKTKDGVREVFEMATRAALQARRGKQRNKCLLL, encoded by the exons ATGGCAGCCATCCGAAAGAAGCTGGTCATAGTGGGAGATGGCGCATGTGGGAAGACGTGTCTGCTCATCGTCTTCAGTAAAGACCAGTTCCCCGAGGTCTACGTGCCCACTGTCTTCGAGAACTATGTCGCTGACATTGAGGTCGACAGCAAACAG GTTGAGTTGGCACTATGGGATACAGCAGGCCAGGAGGACTATGATAGGCTCCGCCCCCTATCTTACCCAGATACAGATGTCATCCTCATGTGCTTCTCCATCGATAGCCCTGACAGTTTGG AAAACATCCCAGAGAAATGGACTCCAGAGGTCAAACACTTCTGCCCTAACGTTCCCATCATCCTAGTGGGCAACAAAAAGGACCTGCGTAACGACGAGCACACCCGCAGAGAGCTAGCCAAGATGAAGCAG GAGCCTGTGAAGCCAGAGGAGGGACGTGACATGGCGAACCGGATCAGTGCCTTCGGCTACATGGAGTGCTCTGCAAAGACCAAGGATGGCGTGAGGGAAGTGTTTGAGATGGCCACCAGGGCGGCGCTACAGGCCCGGCGGGGGAAGCAGAGAAATAAATGCCTCCTACTGTAA
- the zgc:112334 gene encoding rab GDP dissociation inhibitor beta gives MQEFDIIVLGTGLKECILSGLMSVGGKKVLHIDRNPYYGGESASISSLEELYKRFQVPCPAKPMGRGRDWNVDLVPKFLLASGQLVKMLVYTKVTRYLDFKVVEGSYVYRAGKVHKVPSTEAEALASDLMGMFDKRRFRKLLLFLLNFEERDPRTYQDMDPNRTSMRELFRHFDLGPDIMEFTGHAMALYRSDDYLDQPCIQTIRRIKLYSESLARYNFSPYLYPLYGLGELPQGFARLSAVHGGSYMLNRGVEEIVMDKGKVVAVKSEGALFRCKQLICDPSYVPNRVKKVGRVIRVICLLNHPIKNTHDANSCQIIIPQTQVHRKSDIYVCMVSYAHNVASEGMYIAMVSTTVETSNPEKEVQPGLELLEPIQQKFVSISNMMVPIDDGRNSQIFVSRSYDATTHFEMECEDIKDMYRRITGSEFIFGDLRKDCGGDDDDDED, from the exons ATGCAGGAGTTTGATATCATAGTGTTGGGTACAGGACTGAAG GAATGTATTCTCTCTGGCTTGATGTCAGTGGGTGGGAAGAAGGTCCTTCACATTGACCGCAACCCTTACTATGGTGGAGAGAgtgcctctatctcctccctagAAGAG CTATATAAGAGGTTTCAGGTTCCATGTCCAGCTAAGCCAATGGGACGTGGGAGGGACTGGAATGTGGACCTTGTTCCCAAATTTCTACTTGCCAGTG GTCAGCTGGTTAAAATGCTGGTGTACACCAAGGTAACTCGGTATCTGGACTTTAAGGTGGTGGAGGGCAGCTATGTGTACAGGGCTGGTAAAGTCCACAAGGTCCCTTCAACTGAGGCAGAAGCCCTAGCTTCAG ATCTGATGGGGATGTTTGACAAGCGCAGGTTCAGGAAGCTTCTTCTGTTCCTTCTGAACTTTGAGGAGAGAGACCCGCGGACCTACCAGGACATGGACCCCAACAGGACCAGCATGAGGGAGCTGTTCCGCCACTTTGACCTGGGACCAGACATCATGGAGTTCACTGGTCACGCCATGGCCCTGTACCGCAGTGACGA TTACTTGGACCAGCCGTGCATCCAGACCATCAGACGGATCAAGCTGTATTCTGAGTCTCTGGCTCGGTATAACTTCAGTCCGTACCTCTATCCACTGTATGGGCTAGGGGAATTACCTCAGGGCTTTGCCAG GTTAAGTGCAGTGCATGGAGGATCCTACATGTTAAacaggggagtggaggagattgTGATGGACAAGGGCAAAGTGGTAGCAGTGAAATCTGAGGGAGCG CTGTTCCGCTGTAAACAGCTGATCTGTGACCCCAGCTACGTGCCCAACCGGGTGAAGAAGGTGGGCCGGGTCATTCGGGTCATCTGTTTACTGAATCATCCAATCAAAAACACCCATGATGCCAACTCCTGTCAAATCATTATCCCTCAAACACAAGTCCACAGGAAATCAG ATATCTATGTATGTATGGTGTCCTACGCTCACAATGTGGCATCAGAGGGGATGTATATTGCAATGGTGAGCACCACTGTAGAGACCAGTAACCCAGAGAAGGAAGTGCAGCCTGGGTTAGAACTACTAGAGCCCATTCAGCAGAA ATTTGTTTCTATCAGCAACATGATGGTCCCCATTGACGATGGAAGGAACAGTCAA ATCTTTGTGTCTCGCTCCTATGATGCCACGACACACTTTGAGATGGAGTGTGAGGACATCAAGGATATGTATCGCCGCATCACAGGATCAGAATTCATCTTTGGTGACTTACGCAAAGactgtggtggtgatgatgatgacgacgagGACTAA
- the LOC112244835 gene encoding cytokine-inducible SH2-containing protein — MIVRAMSSMQQDHGERGGSCQNPAAPLYNSTEDLCCITNTFQYLQNSGWYWGSISASEARDALLKMSAGTFLVRDSSHPHYMLTLSVKTAFGPTNVRIEYIGGRFRLDSSSPGPPHLLSFPDVCSLVQHYVEDPSQPKAKPRSPQPAVKGNAVLLKLLRPLPQAFPSLQHLTRLTINHHTDCPYQLPLPCPLVRYLQDYPFQV, encoded by the exons ATGATTGTCAGGGCGATGAGCAGCATGCAGCAGGATCATGGTGAgaggggagggtcatgtcagaatcCAGCGGCCCCTCTCTACAACTCTACAGAGGACCTCTGCTGCATAACCAACACCTTCCAGTACCTGCAGAACTCAG GTTGGTACTGGGGGTCTATTTCAGCCAGTGAGGCTCGAGACGCTCTCCTGAAGATGTCAGCGGGAACCTTCCTGGTACGCGATAGCAGCCACCCCCACTACATGCTGACCCTGTCAGTGAAGACGGCCTTTGGCCCCACCAATGTACGCATTGAGTACATCGGGGGTCGGTTCCGGCTGGACTCCAGCTCTCCAGGCCCCCCTCACTTGCTGTCCTTCCCTGATGTCTGCAGCCTTGTACAGCATTACGTGGAGGACCCTTCTCAACCTAAAGCCAAACCCAGGTCGCCCCAGCCCGCAGTGAAGGGCAATGCAGTACTGCTCAAGCTGCTGCGTCCCCTACCCCAGGCCTTCCCCTCCCTCCAGCACCTTACCCGCCTCACCATCAACCACCACACTGACTGTCCGTACCAGCTGCCCCTGCCATGCCCACTAGTGCGCTACCTTCAGGACTACCCCTTCCAGGTATGA
- the ndufaf3 gene encoding NADH dehydrogenase [ubiquinone] 1 alpha subcomplex assembly factor 3 isoform X1: protein MSLVPTGIRYLTANNMAVTMCARLFFHRSSQGLLLSPLTPPAFTSPFLSRAHRLGPSDDEMYQRTTVSVMQKEPGAGAMIHSYSPRGFNIDGNRVFGPCAVLPPAILQWNVGSYKDITVESMALFHMLEPRIEVLVLGTGGRSERIDPKVLALLKSKGIAVEVQDTPNACATFNFLSSERRVVAAGLIPPPISTELE, encoded by the exons ATGTCTTTGGTTCCAACGGGCATTAGGTACTTAACTGCCAACAACATGGCTGTCACTATGTGTGCACGACTGTTTTTCCACAGATCTTCACAGGGTCTTCTGCTCAGCCCTCTGACACCACCCGCGTTCACAAG cccctTTCTATCTCGCGCCCACaggcttggtcccagtgatgatGAGATGTACCAGCGTACCACAGTGTCTGTCATGCAAAAAGAACCAGGAGCTGGAGCAATGATCCACAGCTACAGCCCCAGAGGGTTCAACATCGATGGGAACCGTGTTTTTGGGCCATGTGCTGTGCTACCTCCAGCCATCCTCCAATGGAAT GTAGGCAGCTATAAAGACATCACTGTAGAGAGCATGGCCCTTTTCCACATGCTGGAACCTCGAATTG AGGTTCTGGTCCTGGGCACAGGGGGTCGGTCAGAGCGGATTGACCCCAAAGTCCTGGCCCTCCTCAAGAGCAAAGGCATCGCTGTGGAGGTGCAGGACACG CCAAACGCTTGTGCAACCTTTAACTTCCTGAGCAGTGAACGGCGAGTGGTGGCGGCAGGTCTGATTCCACCTCCAATCAGCACGGAGCTGGAGTAG
- the LOC112244889 gene encoding transmembrane protein 43, with protein sequence MSAPTLAAEHDQHTRTTSRSKPGFLERLSETAGGTVTGVVLFALSFYVLFTNEGRALRTATSLDEGLSQVVSLHLYSSPLDHNNNHLVHLTGALRTLQPLHDPNYRVAVQAVKLKRQVEMYQWVEYSESRDYDEDGESKTETTYNYNSEWKAELINSRNFDKEIGHINPSAMAVESVTVVASDVQVGPFSLSKGLVDQIENFQTLSLKGLPAPDSDSFLTVDEDYFYHTQHPRRPEVGDVRVSFSYAGLSGEGTYPGPAQTVSVVAMQSYDTLKPFRTKSGDTLEIIYLEELTAEEVFEREHNNNAMLTWALRAGGWLLMFLGISLMIRIIHTLVDWIPILRELISVGLKLFALCISCSLSLLTIASGWIFYRPLVAVGLIAMAVIPVVIARSRAPAKKHQ encoded by the exons ATGTCGGCTCCAACA TTAGCGGCAGAACATGACCAGCACACGCGGACAACCAGCCGTTCCAAGCCCGGCTTCCTGGAGCGTCTGAGTGAAACCGCAGGGGGAACAGTTACTGGTGTTGTACTGTTCGCCCTCTCCTTTTACGTCCTCTTCACCAATGAG GGAAGGGCCCTGAGAACGGCTACCTCCCTGGATGAGGGTCTCTCTCAGGTGGTGTCCCTGCACCTGTACTCCAGCCCACTGGACCATAACAACAACCATCTGGTTCACCTGACAGGCGCACTGCGCACCTTACAG ccTCTCCATGACCCAAACTACAGAGTGGCGGTGCAGGCGGTGAAGCTGAAGAGACAGGTGGAGATGTACCAGTGGGTGGAGTACAGCGAGAGCAG AGACTATGACGAAGATGGAGAGTCCAAGACTGAGACTACGTACAACTACA ATTCAGAGTGGAAGGCAGAGCTTATCAACAGCAGGAACTTTGATAAAGAGATTGGTCACATCAACCCGAG tGCCATGGCAGTGGAGAGTGTAACAGTGGTGGCTTCTGATGTTCAGGTTGGACCTTTCTCGCTCTCCAAAG GATTGGTGGATCAGATTGAGAACTTCCAGACATTGAGTCTGAAGGGACTCCCCGCCCCTGATTCTGACTCCTTTCTCACGGTGGATGAGGACTACTTCTACCACACCCAACACCCCCGCAGACCAGAG GTGGGAGATGTGCGTGTGAGCTTCTCCTATGCAGGACTCAGTGGGGAAGGGACCTACCCTGGGCCAGCCCAGACA GTCAGTGTTGTGGCCATGCAGAGTTATGACACCCTGAAGCCCTTTAGGACCAAATCAGGAGACACACTGGAGATCATTTATCTGGAGGAGCTCACTGCTgag GAAGTGTTTGAGAGGGAGCATAATAACAATGCTATGCTGACCTGGGCTCTCAGGGCTGGAGGCTGGTTACTCATGTTCCTTGGCATTAGTTTGATGATCCGCATCATCCacacactag TGGATTGGATCCCTATTCTTCGAGAGCTGATCAGCGTGGGGCTGAAGCTCTTCGCCCTGTGTATTTCatgctccctctccctgctcaccATCGCCTCTGGCTGGATCTTCTACCGCCCCCTAGTGGCTGTGGGGCTAATCGCCATGGCTGTGATTCCAGTCGTCATCGCCCGCTCTCGCGCCCCGGCCAAGAAACACCAATGA